One region of Pseudomonas sp. B21-040 genomic DNA includes:
- a CDS encoding outer membrane protein OmpK codes for MIRTQTNVLLSGGLLAASQAMAGDLLLWQTNSLSYLYGKDFVVNPAIQQTITFEHADRWKYGDNFLFVDSTWYNGEKDRNKGAHAYYGEFSPRLSFGKILDRRFEFGPIKDVLLAMTYESGEDDTEAYLIGPGFDLAVPGFNFFTLNFYYRQTEGSRPGDDVWQVTPAWSYTLPLGNSNVLIDGYIDWVVDNDQNSHGTYHANLHFNPQIKYDLGKALGWREKQVYVGAEYSYWKDKYGIENTSNFDTNENTTSLLVKVHF; via the coding sequence ATGATTCGGACACAAACCAACGTGCTGTTGAGTGGTGGCCTGCTGGCCGCGAGTCAGGCCATGGCTGGCGATTTACTGCTGTGGCAAACCAACAGCCTGAGCTACCTGTACGGCAAGGATTTCGTGGTCAACCCGGCGATCCAGCAGACGATAACCTTCGAACACGCCGACCGCTGGAAGTACGGCGACAACTTCCTGTTCGTCGACAGCACCTGGTACAACGGCGAGAAAGACCGGAACAAAGGCGCCCACGCCTATTACGGCGAGTTCAGCCCGCGCCTCTCCTTCGGCAAAATCCTCGATCGCCGTTTCGAATTTGGCCCGATCAAAGACGTGCTGCTGGCCATGACCTACGAAAGTGGCGAAGACGACACCGAGGCCTACCTGATCGGCCCCGGCTTCGACCTCGCTGTCCCGGGCTTCAACTTTTTCACCTTGAACTTCTATTACCGTCAGACCGAAGGCTCGCGCCCCGGCGACGATGTCTGGCAAGTCACCCCGGCCTGGTCCTACACCCTGCCATTGGGCAACTCGAACGTGTTGATCGACGGCTACATCGATTGGGTGGTGGACAACGACCAGAACTCACACGGCACCTATCACGCCAACCTGCACTTCAACCCGCAGATCAAATATGACCTGGGCAAAGCCCTGGGCTGGCGTGAGAAACAGGTGTACGTCGGCGCCGAATACAGCTACTGGAAAGACAAATACGGCATCGAGAACACCTCTAACTTCGACACCAATGAAAACACCACCAGCCTGCTGGTGAAGGTGCATTTCTAA
- a CDS encoding nucleobase:cation symporter-2 family protein — MSELSAARIPDAPAIQRLPLLQLILVGLQHVLLMYGGAIAVPLIIGQAAGLSREEIAFLINADLLVAGIATIVQSLGIGPMGIRMPVMMGASFAAVGSMVAMAGMPGIGLQGIFGATIAAGFFGMLIAPFMSKVVRFFPPLVTGTVITSIGLSLFPVAVNWAGGGASAAQFGSPIYLAIAALVLGTILLVHRFMRGFWVNISVLIGMCLGYVICGVIGMVDLSGMANAPWVQFVTPLHFGMPKFELAPILSMCLVVVIIFVESTGMFLALGKITGQEVCPRMLRRGLLCDAGASFFAGFFNTFTHSSFAQNIGLVQMTGVRCRSVTIVAGGLLIVLSLLPKAAFLVASIPPAVLGGAAIAMFGMVAATGIKILQEADIGDRRNQLLVAVSIGMGLIPVVRPEFFAHLPVWMSPITHSGIAMATLSALTLNLLFNILGGAERAAINDCHAHTH, encoded by the coding sequence ATGTCCGAGCTATCCGCAGCGCGCATCCCCGACGCACCCGCCATTCAGCGTTTGCCCCTTTTGCAACTGATCCTGGTCGGTCTGCAACATGTTCTGCTGATGTACGGTGGCGCCATCGCGGTGCCGCTGATCATCGGACAGGCCGCTGGCCTGAGTCGTGAAGAAATCGCCTTCCTGATCAACGCCGACCTGCTGGTCGCCGGCATCGCCACCATCGTTCAGTCGCTGGGCATCGGCCCCATGGGCATTCGCATGCCGGTGATGATGGGCGCCAGTTTCGCTGCGGTCGGCAGCATGGTCGCCATGGCCGGCATGCCCGGAATCGGTCTGCAAGGGATCTTCGGCGCAACCATCGCCGCCGGGTTCTTCGGCATGCTCATCGCGCCGTTCATGTCCAAAGTCGTACGCTTCTTCCCGCCGCTGGTGACGGGCACGGTCATCACCTCGATCGGTTTGTCGCTGTTCCCCGTGGCCGTGAACTGGGCCGGCGGCGGTGCGAGCGCCGCTCAGTTCGGTTCACCGATTTACCTGGCCATCGCCGCACTGGTGCTGGGCACCATTTTGCTGGTGCACCGTTTCATGCGCGGTTTCTGGGTCAATATTTCCGTGCTGATCGGCATGTGCCTGGGCTACGTGATCTGCGGCGTGATCGGCATGGTCGACCTCAGCGGCATGGCCAACGCGCCGTGGGTTCAGTTCGTCACCCCACTGCATTTCGGTATGCCGAAGTTCGAACTCGCGCCGATCCTGTCGATGTGCCTGGTGGTGGTGATCATCTTCGTCGAGTCCACCGGGATGTTCCTCGCGCTGGGCAAAATCACCGGCCAGGAAGTCTGCCCGCGAATGCTGCGTCGCGGCTTGCTGTGTGATGCCGGCGCCTCGTTTTTCGCCGGGTTCTTCAACACCTTCACCCACTCCTCTTTCGCGCAGAACATCGGCCTGGTGCAGATGACCGGCGTGCGTTGCCGCTCGGTCACCATCGTTGCCGGCGGTTTGCTGATTGTGCTGAGCCTGCTGCCCAAGGCCGCGTTCCTGGTCGCATCGATTCCGCCAGCAGTACTGGGCGGCGCGGCGATTGCGATGTTCGGCATGGTCGCGGCGACCGGAATAAAGATTCTCCAGGAAGCTGACATCGGTGACCGTCGCAATCAGTTGCTGGTGGCGGTGAGCATCGGCATGGGGCTGATCCCGGTGGTACGCCCGGAGTTTTTCGCCCACCTGCCCGTGTGGATGAGCCCGATCACCCACAGCGGCATCGCGATGGCCACCCTCAGCGCGCTGACGCTGAACCTGCTGTTCAACATCCTGGGTGGCGCCGAACGCGCAGCCATCAACGACTGCCACGCACACACCCATTGA